A stretch of DNA from Montipora capricornis isolate CH-2021 chromosome 1, ASM3666992v2, whole genome shotgun sequence:
ACTGATTCGCTGATCTGGCCACCCCCGTTTGATGACGGCAATGAGCTGCTGCATGTCAGGGTCAGATGCAGTACTGGCTTGTAAGTCCAACAATTTTTTGTCAGAGACTGGCAAATTCGTCATGACTAAGTGAACTTGGGCATCAAAAGCTTCGTGTAGGTCATCAACTTCATTGAGATGCAGACGAGACAATGTGTCAGCTACTGGAATTTCCTTTCCCGGTTTGTGGTGAACAGTTAAGTCATATTTCTGAAGGCGTAACATCATTCTTTGCAGTCGGGCCGGGGCTGCAGATAGAGGTTTGCTCAGAATTGCCTCAAGGGGTTTGTGATCGGTGGTGACTGCAACATTTCTGCCGTAAATGTATTGATGGAAGCGCTCCGTTCCAAATACTATTGCATATATCTCCTTTTCGATCTGGGCATACTCCTGCTCCGCGCGACTCAAAGATTTTGACGCATAGGCGACAGGCTCTCCTTCTTGCATCAGCACAGCACCTAGACCATGTTTGGATGCATCAACTTCTAGTGTCACCCCCTTCTTTACATCGTAGTACGCTAGGGTTCCTGCTGAAGTAATTAGCAGCTTCATTTTGTCGAAAGCAGTTTGCTGTGCACAAACCCATATAAACTCTGAATCTTTCTTTAGTAGGCTTCTCATAGGTGAAGTGGTCTCTGCCAGGTTTGGTGtgaatttagccaaataattCACCATTCCAAGTAGGGTCTCGAgttcttgtttgtttcttgGTGGCTCCATCTCTTGGATGGCAGCAATTTTCTTGGGGTCTGGCTGCACTCCTTTGTCAGATAGTACATGGCCAAAAAAACTCACTTCTGTTGCTCCAAAGACACATTTTTCGGCATTCCACTTGATCCCGACTTCTCTTGTGCGTTCTAGGACTTTTCTCAGATTCTGGTCATGTACTTCCTTGGACGATCCCCAGACAAGCATATCATCAATAATAGACTTGCATGCATTAATGCCTTCAAATGCCATGTCCATGGTCTTCTGGAATACCTCTTGTGCTGAATGTATGCCGAATGGCATTCGGGTGAAACGATAACGCCCAAACGGTGTGTTGAACGTGTTTAATAAAGAGCTTTCCTCGTCGAGCTTTATTTGCCAATAACCTGAAGTGGCATCAAGGACACTAAAATACTTGGCATCTGACAACATAAGTGTCAGCTCCCCCAGGGTCGGCAGGGGATAATGCTCTCGCTTTACTGCCTGGTTCAGATCTCTAGGATCTAAGCACACTCGCAAAGCACCTGTGCGTTGTTTTTCAGGAGTTGCGATTGAGTTAACCCAGTCGGTGGGTTCCGTGACTTTTGCAATAACTTCTAAACTCTCCATTCTCTCCAACTCTTTTTCCAGCTTGTCCCGGAGAGCTATTCCGTGGAGAGACTTTCCGTGGCGGATGAATCACAGGGTTGACTTCAGGTTTCAGTTGGATTTTGTGTACTCCTGGAAATGATCCCAACCCTTCAAACACGTCTTTGTACTCAGTTAATATGTCCCCTGGGGTTTGGGAGACAGTGTCACTGCCCTGTCTTTCTTCTACAGAGAAGACTAGCTGAATCAGGTTTAGTGATAAGCACGATGATAATCCCAGTATTGGAGGTGCTTGGGTTGACACTACATAAAAAATGGTGTTGCCCCTGTGTTCCTTTGTATGAACAAGCTAAAGTGCACTTTCCTTCCACCTTGAGGGGTTTGCCACCGTAGCCAAACAGCCTCTGTGTTGTGCTCTCCAGATTATTACACTTAAGTTGGTGGAACACATGTAAAGGTATAACATTCACTTGGGCCCCAGTATCAAGTTTGAAACTTACTGGTATCTTCTTGTTTCCAATCTCAATGTCTACAAATActtggttggtttggttgacATCTTCTGAGATAGATTCTACAAACAAACTGTCACTTACTTGATAAGGGTTATCACTGACCTTGTGTACTTTCTGGTCTCGTGTTTTACACATGTTGGCGAAGTGGTTTGCCTTTTTGCACTTTAGGCACGTTTTCCCCATGGCTGGACATGAATCCTTTGCGTGGGTCTTTCCGCATCTGCCACACGCACCTCGCTGTGGCGGATCCGTATGTGGCTTTGGAGGATCTTTTCTGGATCGCTGATCTCTATTCACACTGTGTACGGCTTCGTCGCCTGCCTCCATTGACTTCATTTGTGATTGTGACATTTCATATGTTCGGGCAATGTCTATGGCCTTGTCAAGGGTCAGCTCTTTTCCTTCGTTAATTAACTTTTCTCGGATCTTACGAGAGTTTGTTCCTAAAACAATTCTGTCACGAATCATCTCGTCGGGTTCCTTAAAGGAACAATCTCTAACCGGAAGCTTCAGGTCTGTTACGAATTGTTCTACCGTTTCTGACTCTGCTTGCACACTTTTGTGAAACTTGTATCGGGAAAATACTGGATTGCATTTCGGTTCCACATGATTCGCAAATCTCTCAAAATACGTCTTGAGCTTCTTTTTATCGTCATCAGAAACATCACTCCAAGTATTGGCAATGTCTCGTCCTTTCTCGCCACACCATATCAGCAAATAACTAcacttttcttcctctttctttgCAGCGAGCGGACCACTGAACATGAGTTCCACGTGTTGTCGGAAGCGTTTCCAGCGTTCTGGTAAATTTTCGGCGTCCCAGTCCATTTGAGGACTCTGTACTCCGGTTAAATCCATTCTTGATTGTTTATCCCGATTCTGACACCATTTAAAGTATTTCTTCAATTTAATTCCATTgagaaaaacacaactttaagcCTGATTGCTCTGAATTACaactctccaaaatggcggctatcCTGCTCTCGAAACGAGGCTCGCATAATTATCAAGCGCGCCAAGTGATGAGCATACATTACAGTTACAATGTAACGTATTTATTGTAGATTAAAACAAGGCATAAAGGATGCTTATTCCTCATTTATGCTAATTCACTCATATAGTTCTTTTGCTGCATTTGCGTACTTTAAGCAAtagaaatgcaaaaatatctgcggtacGCAGTTTAGCAGACATCTGTTCTCTGCACGCTTTTATACGGTTAAGTAGGTGTATTGTGGTGTCTGTTTGTGTCCAGTGTCTTGTTCATTCGTATTCATCCTTCGGTTCTGTGAACGCCTACTACCCACAGTTTCGTTTTTGTTATCGCTATGCCCAAGGAGCAGCAGCAAAGGTCTTCGGTTTCGACGGTTACTGTTAACGACGACTCAGGCGCTGCTATCAGCCCTATCATTAACCGGTTAATCCAGTCTTCCGTTGCCGAGTCTATTGGTGCTTTGACCGATAACCTTACGCAGGTTATCGAAGATCGTCTGGACGGTTTCGCCAGGCGGTTTTCGGAGGAGAATTGTTCCACTGTCTAGAGAGCCGTTAAAAGGGGGCGTCGAGAAAGTTACACCTGTAAGAGAAAGGGAAACCAACAGCAGCTGGACCATGCCGTTCAAGTGCTGGACAGCTTTGACGAAGCATCCGACGCTTTGAAAGCAAAGTCCTACGGCAAGGTCAAGGCCGCTTTGGACGCAGGTACTGAGGCTGTTTCGAAGAGGATAAAGGTGATTAAAATGGCCGGTAAGAGTGATTTTGGCAGGTCAAAGGTGAATAAATACCTCTCGGACGAGCTGGCTTTAGATTCTGATGACGAAAAGAGTATGTACAGGGCGGATCCGAGAAGGGCAGAGAGAAAAGCCAAGGACTGGCGTCGTCGTTTTCGCCCCGCAGATCGAAGGGAGTCGGCGTCTTCTACTTCTGCCGCTTTTCTTCCCATTTAAGATCCTTCTCTTCTGCGAGGGGTCAGCCTAATCGAAGGGTTCTTTAGCTCTTCGCAGCGCTTGGGGCCTTTAATTGTTTTAAGATAAGTAGTTTTCTTTACTTTACACGTTAGACTTGCTTTGTTTTTAGCATCGGATTTATGGCGTTACTTTCAGGCCACATTCAATATTCTCCAGGATTTGTTGGCTAttttcgtttcttgtttttctattAACTTCTGATAAGTGCAGAATAAAGAACGTTTAACGCCTGTTATCATAGAATTTTAACTGACACATGATTTTTCATAATTTGCTGATAgacgtttttgccatttttgccCGTTAAGCTTGTGATTTTTTCTAATAGACGACTCATTTGTAATCGGAACTATTTTAATTCCAAATTTCAGCAAAATCTAAGGACGGATTGGCGAAAAGTTTGGTAAAACAGCCAACAGCTTTTGGTCTCAAAATTTTGAGCGAATGCGCTCGCGCAGCATTTTGCTGGGTTCCTCGGAAAGACTTTCTGGCGTATGACGTAATGCAAGTGAAATTTACATTGCATTTCCAAGACGATCGCGAGAAGGAGGGAGAAAaaattttcgccatatttgttttggttttcaaaatcCGCACTGGCGTAAAGACTACAGCTCGCTGcggaaaaactgtgttcagccccCTTCAATACAGGTAAAGAGAATATGGAGAAGACTTGGGCTTAAGATCTCAGTCTTCTTGAAAGGCCATGAAATTTAACTGTGACATTGTGCAAGAGGTACacatatattaaataaaaaagagtTGATCCAACGATTGAAGGTCTATTTGGGCCTGCTTGCATGTTCAAAAAACATCACCggtccatttatacaaatattgCACACAGGTAACAGCCATTGGGTTTGTGCAAGTTCTCTTGGTGTTGATAATGGCACAGTGAATTTACATTATAAAAGCTTatagaaaatgaaattgaagaaacaggttattaattttgtactcTGGTGTACAAGTAAAATTTCAGTTTATCAACAAAACAATGGCAGCGATTGTGGGATCTTTGCGGCTGTATTTGCAACATGTCTGGCATATGACATCCAACCACAAACTGCGCAGTTTGATATATTCCACAAATGAGAccacatcttttaatttaaaagtgCTTAAAATCAGGAATGATGGAATTGTTCCCAATATGTTAACAGGGAATACTTAAAATTACTATTTCGTTCTAGCGATATTATGTAATATATTTCATGTGTATTTCATTTACTTATTAATGTGTCTATTAAAATCTTATTTTCATCATAGCAATGTCTCAAATCATGGTTGAATACCAAACACAGAAAAATTCTGTAAATCTACATGTAAGTCTTCATAGTAACACAAGATTATTgctggtttcattttttcatttaaatataCATATGTAACACTTAGTCTAAACCATATACAAAGGTAAGAATATCAGgatttacaaattttattttcactcattCATATAATTGTATTTTGTTCTTCCTATTTAAACAGGGAAAGCATTCTGGTTCTTAGGATACGACAAATGCCCTTACAGTAATTTCCCTTTCTAGTTTTATATACAGGACAAAACAAACTTTAGCATTAGATTTATCCAATTCTCAAGTTCAGTTTTGGTTCCAAAGAGGAaacagtttcattttgttttgtccttAATAAATTTACTTAAAAGGAACAACTGAAGGACAAAGATTTCTCATCATCGGTAAATATTTCCTCGATAGTTTGACCTCAGGCTCAGATATTTTCTGTAGCTTTGCTGCTATTTCTTTCTCAATTGTTTCTTGTCGACTTTTATGTCGCTCATTTCTTTCCACATTGACTTTTAGGGTTCGACTCTCGTGAATCCGTAGGGATAGGATCCTTGACCCCAAACCAACTACTGATTTTACTCGGGGTGAAAACCAACTTACTGTCTAGGTCAGTGCAAAAAGTGCTaactaatttcttaattctgcgttGCGTTGTGATAGAAAAAGGACCGATTTCAGCACTCATCTCATAGTCTCACGATTTAACTTCGAAATCTCACGGTTTTCCACAATAAATACAATCTCAATTAGATACGGcctaaaataaaaaatgtatATTGTCATTGGGAATCTGGGACGCGCCGCAAAAAACCGCAATCTGATGTCCAATTACAGCGCAAAGTAACCTGGGCAGGTTTTGTTTCATgtgttcaaaatggcggaacgAATACCCTGACTAACCTCGCTCCGACCATTTAAAATGATAACCGCTGTCCACCTTAAGGTGGTTCCCTAGAGTTTTGAAGCGAGCAACGTGAACAATCTTCCTGTCgatgtacgttggatcagtggcttgatctgatcggcgtaattacaagttgagaaactaaatattttaagcaagcgctgatacaacgtagatttgattttagtggtacaccactaaaatcaaatctacgttgtatcggctcttgcttaaaatatttagctcAGTTCCCTAGAGTATTTTCGAATACCCTCACTACagggcacgagttacaaaagaaaaacctaGTTGATCCCTGTTAAAGTTTtccctgtagagatttaccagtatgggtaccgatataataAGACTTATTTTTTGGttgtcaatttttggattatggccgttaccatggcaacatcaccTGTAATGACAGGCagatcaatttttatttttgacctaaattccttaatttttatacttttcttcggtgaattttttttattctttgccacattatggaaatgatattgcctgacattttgaagtggtaaaaagtcaaggtcgttgagacggttttgccaatattctgtaatttgtcatttttctaaatatattcgatCAGCTCTAACAGATTTTAACAAGAATagggtatttgataggaactgtataTAGTTAGAACTgagccattttttaaaaaaagttaccGAACGGAacgcgagaaaattagcagttaattttacagatttggttacgctgacgtcacaaaagTCAGAAAAACACGCGCGATTCAGGCTTTACGCGCTATGAAAGTGCCCAGCTTGCCCGCGCGGCCCTAGAACTCTAAGGAGCCTCCCTAaaggagggtctcaatggggggggggggggatctctttgacggttgacggttaaaaataagtcgttttgacggttgacggttaaattttaggtcatttgacggttgacggttaatttttcggaatgacgtttatcacacgaatttaaagcacaaatttgactgtaagttttaataaaacgatatgttttttctcatatttgaatactggatttaatcctataaaTTGTTCACTGAAAATAAGGTTATCTgtcttcaactatggcaactatgtgtattattagcgtaattacatcacgtcccttaccgctggacgtattataagcgcctgctccaccaattggtgtacttgtatgagtagtcgtattaggatcttaaaggctttttcatcagagatcaaatctcaccgatgcttttatccgtctacccgatcttgttatggcatttctgtgttctacaatctcctctgattctgtttcatcaaagtcactgtacgagtcactttcaaattcgtccatctggaaaggttcaggctccgtgccgatgaggacttggggaattttttcgtcactgaaaaaagtgacaacagaacaggcagatgacgtagacaggggtactgattcgttataaactgaagtggttgaactcttcgcgcagctatctggaaaagaaagctcgctccatgttccagtttttggcttctcgtacacagctggtggaagagcgcctgctttgtcttttgttgtcttGCATCGAACGGTTCTCTGCCTCACTGGTCTGTAATGTTCTGCTCAttctttcatggtgatttccaaaaatatgccaaacaatgttgactctgtcattgctaacgaagcccttcagcaaactagtgcgccgtcatgcagtcctcgtttattcgtttaatttttcagtacccttgcaacccactactacaaagcgccttgttataaaagagaccattgtgacgttatcataatgggtgtttatggcaaggtttttgtttaaacagtggtacgcatgctcaggcgggaggtacctcgtggttcacgtttcttccagtcagaatctagcaccctaccagtgacatacatCATAGTTAGTAGTAAttccctctactaactatgcatacatatataagcgcgcgttatatcgcgctcaccccttttcagctgcacactatcacaatttgctcatctattggaactcggatttttcgataccttgttttgtactgtcttcagtgactgaaatgcgcgctttgtatctttcgatAGGTTTTTTCTCCCCTCTTcgatatatgctaatgaccgccttcacaatactcgacatcgtgctttgtaagagcaaacgaacagcgatagcgaggtcatgtgaagtgacccgtgaagactgacgtttgacgacaccggaagtgttaacggacggaagtcagttctgtcgctagccggttttacttgagactaacaagtaaaaatatgtatttctgtgatatattaaaacgatcaattattaacagcatgacttgaccccatttaagtcaatctgtctcgatcgtttaaggatatctgagaaatttgacggctaattttggctcgctcatttgacggttgacggtaaaaatattccgtttttgacggttgacggttaagttttgggccatttgacggttgacggttaaccccattgagaccctcttaaaggggcagtgtcatgagCTTCGCATGCTTGAGTTTGTTTGCTCTTAAGCCcatggaaaattctagccgccatcatggattcacgcgtgagtcacgtatataGACCTtcccagtggacaccattttgaatttgccgattcaacttgaaaaaagttaacctaacacttttcaagttttcacaagacgctagcgcatgcgcttctcgtggCAGTTTCCCTTTAAATTCACTACCGTAAGTAACAGTACGCAACCTTACATAACCATACACACCATACACAGCACTACATAACCATACACAGCGCTATATATTCCTACACAGCACTACATGCACTACATAAGGGTAAGCGCTGTATAGCTCCATACACAGCGCTACTTATTCCTTTAAAGACAATGATCAAATTTGTGTGATTTAATGCTGAAAAGACACCAATTATGGCAGTTTGAACACTTCTAGGCACTGTTAGTATTgagatttctttgttttaaacCATTTTTTGCAAATCTCACTATTTGCCTAAAACAGCTCGGAACGACCAAAACAACATAACACAGGACTCAGTTGACACTTCCTTTGATTTTTCATTAAATTATTTGCCTTCAAACTTTATGACCGAACAAATTGCAACCACCATAATGTACAGATCTACATACTACAGATCGATAACAAAAACACCAACAGAGGATGGTCTGCCTGTGGTCGAAAGGTCACCTTGGATGCTTTCCATTaagccaaaatttccggaatttttGGGCTAAattcaaatggaaaggtccgtttcggttcGGTCCGATCGGAATATTAATTTGGGACCACCTCTGGAGATGGTCCTCATTGACCGGTAGGTAcggtgtcacagcggatttggccctccccccccccccccccccttccccctcaaaATAACGCTTATTTTGATAATCTGTTAAAATTAATATCAAGAACAGTTCTTTTAAAGTGCCGACCATTTCAAATATCAACTGAAAGATAAAAGAACGttaaaaaaacaatgctttcaAAGAACAGAGTTAAAATTTGTatctactttacgaaatgccgCAGCGCGTGCTTTGAACAACTTTTACTGAAACTTAAGTCTAACTTCGCTTCTTCTCCTTGCTGAAACTTGAATTAATACGAGAATTCATGACTTGACAAGTTTGGTTATAAAAAGGGAATAATCTTCTGAAACCTTTGTaaccaagtaaacttctaagaaCGCGTCTTCCAACCAAGAAGtgttatcaagtgaagctatgattctcgctCGAAGTTGTGAGAGGAATTTTGGCAATcacgtagagaagcctgaaaaattcaacggggtttgaacccgtgacctcataacggcgaggatcatagcttcacttgatttcatatccgcagttcatatatgatccatttcatatagcatttcatcattgattcattcctcacgggaacattagaacccacaaatgaccagctcccaacgtcaatggcctcatagctcagttggttagagcgtcgcaccggtatcgcgaggtcacgggttcaaaccccgttgaagtcctgaatttttcaggcttttctacgcgattgcaaaaattgctctcataactgccaggatcatagcttcacttgatttcatatccgcagttcatatatgatccatttcatagaTCATTTCATCATCAAGAGGTGTTACTTAAAAAAGTGGCACGTCCTTTGTCGAGACGCCGcccattcaaactatcaaatggaagaaaGGGCAACGGCGCTTGCTTTTAAcaactttaaggacggtgcctaccattgttattgtgcatacgttctgcgcatcgcgagatactcggatttcctatggctggtgcttattaatacagggatatttttgcgcggttcaaaactatgcggagaaagcagaagttagcaagtgatctcggtatccaaaaagaaaattgggggtaacacgcgttttcagagataattaagcttccattgggaaagaacgccatacattgctttgtattttaaagctttttacgaatattgttgattgattatcttcgaaaaatgcgtggttacacccaattttctttttggatttcaataacacttgtgaagatctgcttttcccgcatattcagtaaaccgcgcaaacatacctttgaattagtaggcaccgtccttaaccgaagcttaagtctgactttactttttttttcttattaaaaagATAACACGACAAGTCTATGAATTCCAAGTGCGTTATTTAAGCTTCTGTCAGAAAGGAGGTAATTAAAATTCACATCTACATACTTTTATACGAAAGGCCGCCGCGCGAATGCTTTTAAACAATAAATTAACTGATGTAAGTCTTTACCTCTAGCGTTTGCCTTCGCTGCTCTCAAACTGTGGAGCTCTATACCTGAACATATTAAGTCAGTTTCGTCCCTGTCAACTTTTAAAACGGCACTTAAAATTTACCTTTTTAGTCGCCACCTCCTTGATGACCAATGATACCTTTGTagtttaattgttttattttttattgttattgctattattattgttattatttattgtaagcGCAATGAGATTTTTAAATGCGCACTAAGAacgtttctattattattattattattattattattattattattattattattattattaccaaaacttcttagcagcacgaagtaagatatcgctttgatgatccatacgatgtttttgaaattcatatttaatcaatacatgtttcggatgaaacatcatccatcgtcagttgacaaatgagaaataaactaaagttgagcaataaatagtgtaacaaagtaagatataacatgaataattaaggatgaaggcgagaacagaataaaaacacccaaccacgaaacaaaacagaaaaaaccaaactgttaaagctaagaaaagaaactaattagtatgaaagggataaattaagatgtatGACTTGGGAATtaaaagatggctgctcccaaaggatatccatcgcttctttgattttcaattggaaacgtgtggaagcagagtcgaggattttaaaacagtcttctgaacaccgggagcgacaattttcagaacctctcaagtgcttaaatatgtgggaatgtttgtcggaggcgagatgttcacggatgcgagtggcgaaatgtctattggtttcaccaatataacaggcattacagcctgcacatgaaaacttgtaaatgattcgcgatcgtaaacccgcagggataggatccttcgccccaaaccaactcctaattttaaacggggtgaacaccaacttaatttccaggtcgctgcaaaatttgttgactaatttcttaattctgcgttttgttatgatggaaaagggaccgatgtacggtaatttaaaatacaaacaattgtccttccgagcaacactctgagaggaatcggaggtaaagtaattgttgagaaattttctaacaacattctcgataacgctagaaggaaacaaattcttccttaatgttttggtaaggttgcttatgtccaagtgaaaaccagtccaagtattattaattttaaatactcgGTCAACCAGAGTGCGTACTAGTCCTAATTTGTAACTGAAAGGTACAAAGCTGTAATAATTAGTGAGAATACCGGTGTAGGTCTTCTTGTGGAAAACCGAGGTAATAATGCCCTGATTACTAtgatcctatccctgcgggtttacgatcgcgaatcatttacaagttttcatgtgcaggctgtaatgcctgttatattggtgaaaccaatagacatttcgccactcgcatccgtgaacatctcgcctccgacaaacattcccacatatttaagcacttgagaggttctgaaaattgtccCTCCCGGTGTTCAGGAGACTGTGTTAAAATCCGCGCCTCTGCTTCCACACGGTTCCcgttgaaaatcaaagaagccatggGTATCCTTTGGGGGCGGCCATCTTTAAATTCGGAAGGCagacatcttaatttatccctttcatactaattagtttcttttcttagctttaacagtttggttttttctgttttgtttcgtggttgggtgtttttattctgttctcgccttcatccttaattattcatgttatatcttactttgttacactatttattgctaaactttagtttatttctcatttgtcaactgacgatggatgatgtttcatccgaaacatgtactgattaaatatgaatttcaaaaacatcgtatggatcatcaaagcgatattattattattattattagtagtagtagtagtagtagtagtagtagtagtagtagtagtagtagta
This window harbors:
- the LOC138054473 gene encoding uncharacterized protein, translating into MDLTGVQSPQMDWDAENLPERWKRFRQHVELMFSGPLAAKKEEEKCSYLLIWCGEKGRDIANTWSDVSDDDKKKLKTYFERFANHVEPKCNPVFSRYKFHKSVQAESETVEQFVTDLKLPVRDCSFKEPDEMIRDRIVLGTNSRKIREKLINEGKELTLDKAIDIARTYEMSQSQMKSMEAGDEAVHSVNRDQRSRKDPPKPHTDPPQRGACGRCGKTHAKDSCPAMGKTCLKCKKANHFANMCKTRDQKVHKVSDNPYQVSDSLFVESISEDVNQTNQVFVDIEIGNKKIPVSFKLDTGAQVNVIPLHVFHQLKCNNLESTTQRLFGYGGKPLKVEGKCTLACSYKGTQGQHHFLCSVNPSTSNTGIIIVLITKPDSASLLCRRKTGQ